One window from the genome of Rhodobacteraceae bacterium S2214 encodes:
- the tig gene encoding trigger factor: protein MQVTETLNEGLKRGYAITVTAAELDAKVEEKLKEAQPEVEMKGFRKGKVPMPMLRKQFGQRVMGEAMQEAIDGAMNEHMEKSGDRPAAQPEMVMADKDWKEGDDVNVNVSYEKLPDVPETDFSKIKLERMVVKADDESVKEALDNLASNAQNFEDRKKGSKAKDGDQVVFDFLGKVDGEAFEGGAAEDYPLVLGSNSFIPGFEEGLVGVKAGEEKDVEVSFPEDYQAAHLAGKAAVFECKIKAVKEPKAAEINDEMAKQFGAEDLDGLKAQITERLEAEYAGASRAVTKRALLDQLDGVVDFELPESLVTAEANQIAHQLWHEENPDVQGHDHPEIEATDEHKALAGRRVKLGLLLAEIGQKAQVQVSDSEMTQAIMNQARQYPGQEKQFFEFVQQNAQFRQQLQAPMFEDKVVDHIFEAATVTEKEVSKDDLQAAVEKLEEE from the coding sequence ATGCAGGTCACAGAGACCCTGAACGAAGGACTGAAGCGCGGTTACGCGATCACGGTCACTGCCGCTGAACTTGACGCTAAAGTCGAAGAAAAGCTGAAAGAAGCCCAGCCTGAAGTTGAAATGAAGGGTTTCCGTAAAGGGAAAGTCCCTATGCCAATGCTGCGCAAGCAGTTTGGTCAGCGCGTTATGGGCGAAGCGATGCAAGAAGCCATCGACGGCGCAATGAACGAGCACATGGAAAAATCCGGTGACCGTCCAGCAGCGCAGCCAGAAATGGTGATGGCCGACAAAGACTGGAAAGAAGGCGACGACGTTAACGTCAACGTTTCCTATGAAAAACTGCCAGACGTGCCTGAGACTGATTTCTCTAAGATCAAACTCGAGCGTATGGTTGTCAAAGCAGACGACGAATCTGTGAAAGAAGCATTGGATAACCTCGCATCCAACGCCCAGAACTTCGAAGATCGTAAAAAAGGCTCTAAAGCCAAAGACGGCGACCAAGTTGTATTCGACTTCTTGGGTAAAGTAGACGGCGAAGCCTTTGAAGGTGGCGCTGCTGAAGATTACCCACTGGTTCTTGGGTCCAACTCTTTCATCCCGGGCTTTGAAGAAGGTCTGGTTGGCGTGAAAGCTGGCGAAGAGAAAGACGTCGAAGTGTCTTTCCCTGAAGATTACCAAGCCGCACACCTTGCTGGTAAAGCTGCTGTGTTCGAATGCAAAATCAAAGCAGTCAAAGAACCAAAAGCTGCTGAGATCAACGACGAGATGGCAAAGCAGTTCGGCGCGGAAGACCTTGACGGTCTGAAAGCGCAGATCACAGAGCGTCTTGAAGCTGAATACGCTGGTGCGTCCCGTGCGGTCACAAAGCGTGCGTTGCTCGACCAATTGGACGGCGTTGTCGATTTCGAACTGCCAGAATCACTTGTAACGGCTGAAGCGAACCAAATCGCGCACCAGCTGTGGCACGAAGAAAACCCAGACGTTCAGGGCCACGATCACCCTGAAATCGAAGCAACTGACGAGCACAAAGCGCTCGCTGGTCGTCGCGTGAAACTGGGTCTGTTGTTGGCTGAAATCGGTCAAAAAGCACAGGTTCAGGTATCTGATTCTGAAATGACACAAGCGATCATGAACCAAGCGCGTCAGTACCCGGGTCAGGAAAAGCAGTTCTTCGAATTCGTTCAGCAGAACGCACAGTTCCGTCAGCAGCTTCAGGCACCAATGTTTGAAGACAAAGTTGTCGATCACATCTTTGAAGCAGCGACAGTCACTGAAAAAGAAGTCAGCAAAGACGATTTGCAGGCTGCGGTTGAGAAGCTCGAAGAAGAGTAA
- a CDS encoding Hint domain-containing protein, translated as MTVETERQDAKTALHTGICAGTSIMTLDGEMPVEHLSVGDRVITRDSGMSVVKNITMKKAQMQPIRIKAGSLGHTRPDRDMMVTAGAKLHIRDWRAEALFGTSSASVAAERLVDGEFLAAAGAREMTVYHIEFDREHIIYADGVEMIAGA; from the coding sequence ATGACAGTTGAGACGGAACGCCAAGACGCAAAAACAGCCCTTCACACAGGTATTTGCGCAGGCACTTCTATCATGACCCTCGACGGCGAAATGCCGGTTGAGCATCTTTCAGTTGGCGATCGTGTGATCACCCGTGACAGCGGCATGAGCGTTGTGAAGAACATCACAATGAAGAAAGCCCAAATGCAGCCGATCCGCATCAAGGCGGGGTCTTTGGGCCATACACGTCCCGACCGCGACATGATGGTAACGGCTGGTGCCAAACTTCATATCCGCGACTGGCGTGCGGAGGCCCTGTTCGGGACGTCATCTGCAAGCGTCGCCGCCGAGCGTCTGGTTGACGGTGAATTTCTGGCCGCAGCCGGTGCCCGCGAAATGACCGTGTACCACATCGAATTCGACCGCGAACACATCATCTACGCTGATGGCGTTGAGATGATCGCGGGCGCATAA
- a CDS encoding NAD(P)H-hydrate dehydratase codes for MTELLTAAQMRAIEQAAIDSGEVTGLELMERAGQGVVDAVFAEWPQLAPAAGTAWGPAPSPLSLGPMAQQRRPPRYLGPKEEVKRRAVVLCGPGNNGGDGFVVARLLHAVGWDVDVFFYGDAERLPPDARVNYELWCVLGEVLPLHDQFTGFREGEPDIYIDALFGTGLSRPIAGLGKILRHLCDCSDVGAALSLEERRPFYPPVVAVDVPSGFCADSGRSIVAADFDLCGGARACCVAADLTVTFHKPKVGHFLEYCARHSGKISVVDLGLDDRTSLSLNDIVSTDNRTWSVGKYIGHKFLHGHALILSGSMGRGGAARLAARGAIRIGAGVVTVGCPPSALLEHATQLTAVMVRKVPDAAALTDILTDDRLNAICVGPGLGLGPREADLVAAVLSGTRTARKAVLDADALTLISRDPDLMAALTENCVITPHAGEFARLFPDIAERLAAPVTTGPVYSKVDATREAAKRAGCVVLFKGPDTVIAHPDGRCSINAALYDRNAPWLATAGAGDVLAGFITGLLARGLDPMQAAESGAWLHVECALSFGPGLIAEDLPEELPTVFRELDV; via the coding sequence ATGACCGAACTCTTAACTGCAGCCCAAATGCGCGCCATTGAACAAGCTGCGATCGACAGCGGTGAGGTCACAGGGCTGGAGCTGATGGAACGGGCCGGGCAGGGTGTTGTTGATGCGGTTTTTGCTGAATGGCCACAGCTTGCGCCTGCGGCGGGCACAGCGTGGGGGCCAGCCCCGTCGCCATTGTCACTCGGACCAATGGCGCAACAAAGGCGACCCCCGAGATATTTAGGACCAAAAGAAGAGGTAAAGCGACGTGCCGTAGTGCTATGTGGGCCGGGTAACAACGGCGGCGATGGGTTTGTTGTCGCTCGGTTATTGCATGCGGTCGGGTGGGACGTTGATGTCTTCTTCTATGGGGATGCTGAAAGGTTACCGCCGGATGCGCGGGTCAATTATGAGCTGTGGTGTGTTCTGGGGGAGGTCTTGCCGCTGCATGATCAATTCACGGGTTTTCGGGAAGGTGAGCCTGACATTTATATTGATGCTTTGTTTGGGACCGGGCTCTCAAGGCCCATTGCTGGCTTGGGCAAAATATTGCGTCATCTGTGCGATTGTTCCGATGTTGGCGCTGCTCTTTCTCTGGAAGAACGGCGTCCGTTTTATCCGCCTGTCGTCGCGGTTGATGTCCCGTCAGGGTTTTGTGCAGATAGCGGGCGAAGCATTGTTGCTGCGGATTTCGATCTTTGTGGTGGCGCGCGAGCTTGCTGCGTTGCAGCTGATCTAACGGTTACTTTTCACAAGCCGAAGGTGGGGCATTTTCTAGAATATTGTGCACGGCATAGCGGGAAAATAAGTGTTGTTGATCTTGGTCTCGATGATCGAACGTCCCTGTCGTTAAATGATATCGTAAGCACCGATAATCGTACTTGGTCTGTGGGGAAATACATTGGTCACAAATTCTTACACGGTCACGCCCTGATCCTCTCAGGGTCGATGGGCAGGGGCGGTGCTGCCCGTCTTGCTGCACGCGGTGCGATACGGATTGGTGCGGGTGTGGTCACGGTTGGCTGTCCACCGTCTGCATTGCTTGAACATGCCACACAATTGACCGCTGTGATGGTCCGAAAGGTGCCTGACGCCGCTGCGTTGACGGACATTTTGACCGATGATCGTTTAAACGCGATCTGTGTGGGCCCGGGCTTAGGTCTTGGCCCGCGTGAGGCAGATTTGGTTGCGGCGGTACTGTCTGGAACGCGGACCGCGCGCAAGGCGGTCTTGGATGCGGACGCACTGACATTGATAAGTCGTGATCCCGATCTCATGGCTGCTTTGACCGAAAACTGTGTGATCACGCCGCATGCCGGTGAATTTGCGCGGCTGTTTCCTGATATCGCAGAACGGCTCGCCGCTCCGGTGACGACGGGGCCAGTATATTCAAAGGTGGACGCGACACGAGAGGCGGCAAAGCGCGCAGGCTGTGTCGTTCTGTTCAAAGGGCCGGACACGGTAATTGCGCATCCTGATGGACGCTGCAGCATCAATGCGGCGCTTTATGATCGGAACGCTCCGTGGTTGGCAACAGCGGGAGCTGGCGATGTGCTCGCAGGGTTTATCACGGGATTACTTGCCCGCGGGCTTGATCCAATGCAGGCGGCAGAATCAGGTGCTTGGTTGCATGTAGAATGTGCACTGTCGTTCGGACCGGGGTTGATTGCCGAGGATTTACCCGAAGAATTGCCGACCGTTTTCCGCGAACTGGACGTTTAG
- a CDS encoding P-II family nitrogen regulator, which produces MKKIEAIIKPFKLDEVKEALQDVGVQGLSVVEVKGFGRQKGHTELYRGAEYVVDFLPKVKIEIVLADDQVDAAVEAIIGAAKTDKIGDGKIFVSPVEQAIRIRTGESGDDAL; this is translated from the coding sequence ATGAAAAAGATCGAAGCCATTATCAAGCCATTCAAACTCGACGAAGTGAAAGAAGCTTTGCAAGACGTAGGCGTACAAGGCCTGAGCGTCGTCGAAGTCAAAGGTTTCGGCCGTCAGAAAGGCCACACTGAATTGTACCGCGGCGCGGAATACGTCGTTGATTTCCTCCCGAAAGTGAAAATCGAGATCGTTTTGGCTGATGATCAAGTCGATGCGGCTGTTGAAGCTATCATCGGTGCTGCGAAGACAGACAAAATCGGCGACGGTAAGATCTTTGTCTCTCCTGTTGAGCAAGCGATCCGTATCCGTACGGGCGAATCCGGCGACGACGCACTTTAA
- the glnA gene encoding type I glutamate--ammonia ligase, producing MDNKAVLKMIKDEGVEYVDVRFTDPRGKLQHVTVVSDLVDEDFLEEGFMFDGSSIAGWKSIDQSDMKLMPQAESVYLDPFYAEKTLCIHCNVVEPDTGESYTRDPRGTAAKAEAYLISSGIGDQAFFGPEAEFFVFDDVRFQVSMNKVSYQVDALDGAWNTDTEYEMGNTGHRPGVKGGYFPVNPIDDAQDMRGEMLSTMKRMGMKVDKHHHEVASCQHELGLIFGTLTHQADEIQKYKYVVHNVAQAYGKSATFMPKPIAGDNGTGMHVNMSIWKDGKPLFAGDKYADLSQEALYFIGGILKHAKSLNAITNPSTNSYKRLIPGFEAPVLRAYSASNRSGCVRIPWAESPKAKRVEARFPDPAANPYLCFAALMMAGLDGIKNKIDPGAASDKDLYDLPPEELAEIPTVCGSLREALEALEADHDYLIAGDVFTKDQLQGYMDLKWEEVYAYEHTPHPMEYKLYYSC from the coding sequence ATGGACAACAAAGCTGTTCTCAAAATGATCAAGGACGAAGGCGTTGAATACGTCGACGTGCGCTTCACAGACCCGCGCGGCAAACTGCAGCACGTGACTGTGGTCTCTGATCTGGTTGACGAAGACTTCCTCGAAGAAGGCTTCATGTTTGACGGGTCTTCCATCGCGGGTTGGAAATCCATCGATCAGTCCGACATGAAACTGATGCCACAAGCTGAAAGCGTCTACCTTGACCCCTTCTACGCTGAGAAAACTCTCTGCATTCACTGTAACGTTGTTGAGCCGGACACTGGCGAAAGCTACACACGTGATCCGCGCGGCACAGCTGCAAAAGCAGAAGCTTACCTGATCTCTTCCGGTATCGGTGACCAAGCATTCTTCGGCCCAGAAGCAGAATTCTTCGTCTTCGACGACGTGCGCTTCCAAGTGTCCATGAACAAAGTGTCCTACCAAGTTGATGCGCTTGACGGTGCATGGAACACAGACACAGAATACGAAATGGGCAACACAGGCCACCGTCCGGGCGTTAAGGGTGGTTACTTCCCTGTGAACCCAATCGACGACGCACAAGACATGCGCGGCGAGATGCTTTCTACAATGAAGCGCATGGGCATGAAGGTTGATAAGCACCACCACGAAGTGGCGTCTTGTCAGCACGAGCTGGGCCTGATCTTTGGTACGCTGACGCACCAAGCTGACGAGATCCAGAAGTACAAATACGTTGTGCACAACGTTGCCCAAGCTTACGGCAAATCCGCGACATTCATGCCAAAGCCAATCGCTGGCGATAACGGCACAGGCATGCACGTGAACATGTCCATCTGGAAAGATGGCAAGCCATTGTTCGCAGGCGACAAATACGCTGATCTGTCACAGGAAGCCCTGTACTTCATCGGCGGTATCTTGAAGCACGCGAAATCCCTGAACGCGATCACAAACCCATCCACAAACTCTTACAAGCGTTTGATCCCGGGTTTCGAAGCACCAGTTCTGCGCGCCTACTCTGCGTCCAACCGGTCCGGTTGTGTCCGTATTCCTTGGGCCGAATCCCCCAAGGCAAAACGCGTCGAAGCACGTTTCCCTGATCCAGCAGCCAACCCATACCTGTGCTTCGCAGCGCTGATGATGGCTGGCCTTGACGGCATCAAAAACAAAATCGACCCGGGTGCGGCATCTGACAAAGATCTCTACGATCTGCCACCAGAAGAGCTGGCTGAAATCCCAACTGTTTGTGGGTCCCTGCGCGAAGCGCTGGAAGCTCTCGAAGCAGACCATGACTACCTGATCGCTGGTGACGTATTCACCAAAGACCAGCTGCAGGGCTACATGGACCTGAAATGGGAAGAAGTGTACGCCTACGAGCACACGCCACACCCAATGGAATACAAGCTTTATTACTCCTGCTAA
- a CDS encoding threonine ammonia-lyase codes for MVVTLSHIQAVHAAIKPATIETPLVKATRLSQHLGIDLYLKLENLQHTNAFKARGALAKLLTLSDAAKKAGVIACSAGNHAQGLAYHANRLGIPAVIVMPEGTPFNKVKRTKDMGAEVVIHGVGFDDSVQFTLDMAEEKGMTFVHPFDDPEVVSGQGTVALEMLAQEPDLDCIVVPIGGGGLIAGMATAAKGLKPQIEVIGAQAHLFDAAKANFDQSSTHFGGATLAEGIAVKAPAKANLAVIRDLVDRVDAATEVEIEQAVFDLLSVEKLVAEGAAGAGLAVIKNNLDQFADKKVGLLICGGNIDSRVLSTLIVRGLMRDGRITRLVFEIADTPGQLSKISQIIGDAGANVIEVIHQRMMQSVSLKQAELEVVIEARDQFHVDEILGVLEEAGLRVRVV; via the coding sequence ATGGTCGTCACGCTTTCCCACATCCAAGCCGTTCATGCGGCGATTAAACCCGCGACGATTGAAACGCCTTTGGTCAAGGCCACGCGGCTATCGCAGCATTTGGGCATTGATCTGTACCTCAAGCTTGAAAACCTCCAGCACACGAACGCGTTCAAGGCACGGGGGGCATTGGCGAAACTGCTGACGCTGTCGGACGCGGCGAAAAAGGCGGGCGTGATTGCCTGTTCGGCGGGGAACCACGCGCAAGGGCTGGCCTATCACGCCAACCGTCTAGGCATTCCTGCGGTCATCGTGATGCCCGAAGGGACACCGTTTAACAAAGTGAAGCGGACCAAAGACATGGGGGCCGAAGTCGTGATCCACGGCGTAGGATTTGACGATTCCGTGCAGTTCACGCTGGATATGGCAGAGGAAAAAGGGATGACCTTTGTGCATCCATTTGATGATCCAGAGGTCGTGTCGGGGCAGGGCACCGTGGCGCTCGAGATGCTCGCACAGGAACCTGATCTGGACTGCATCGTCGTGCCGATTGGCGGCGGTGGGCTAATTGCGGGGATGGCCACGGCGGCGAAGGGCTTGAAGCCACAGATCGAAGTGATCGGGGCACAGGCGCATCTGTTTGATGCGGCTAAGGCGAACTTTGATCAATCCAGCACACATTTTGGCGGGGCGACACTGGCCGAAGGGATCGCAGTGAAAGCGCCCGCGAAGGCGAACCTCGCCGTGATCCGCGATCTGGTGGACCGCGTGGATGCCGCAACCGAGGTCGAGATCGAACAGGCGGTGTTTGACTTGCTGTCGGTGGAAAAACTCGTGGCCGAAGGGGCGGCGGGCGCGGGCCTTGCGGTGATCAAAAACAACCTCGATCAGTTCGCGGACAAAAAGGTCGGGCTGCTGATCTGCGGCGGCAACATCGACAGCCGCGTGCTGTCCACGCTAATCGTGCGCGGGCTGATGCGGGACGGACGGATCACACGGCTGGTGTTCGAAATCGCAGACACGCCGGGGCAATTGTCCAAGATTTCACAGATCATCGGCGACGCCGGGGCCAACGTGATCGAAGTGATCCACCAACGCATGATGCAATCGGTATCGCTGAAACAAGCGGAGCTGGAAGTGGTGATTGAAGCGCGGGACCAGTTCCATGTGGATGAGATTTTGGGGGTGCTGGAGGAGGCAGGGTTGAGGGTGCGGGTGGTTTGA
- a CDS encoding DUF3445 domain-containing protein, with amino-acid sequence MTMILGQIPENQRHAAAARLPGIQPVTGTDWITTDDSYAEQIALKQTLRAERPTDVLRQLPEADDAAAELLVEVLKLLKQRAGFDVTGTKIICPDRRHVDTSGAPLQVLSQLLQEDLVIHQPMGDVHRMTAALLCFPASWTLAQKIGKPLTAIHDPVPEYDANLAKRVQRLFDGIQVGRPLWRANLLRYDDPALYQPRTEGNPRPVGTAQSLYERSERQTLFRLPQTRAVVFAIHTVVALA; translated from the coding sequence ATGACGATGATCCTTGGCCAAATCCCTGAAAACCAACGCCATGCGGCGGCTGCGCGCTTGCCGGGGATACAGCCCGTTACGGGGACGGATTGGATTACAACCGACGATTCCTATGCGGAACAGATCGCATTGAAACAGACGTTACGCGCGGAACGGCCCACGGACGTCCTGCGCCAATTGCCGGAAGCCGACGACGCGGCGGCTGAACTGCTGGTCGAGGTTTTGAAGCTGCTGAAACAGCGCGCCGGATTCGATGTCACGGGAACAAAAATCATCTGTCCGGACAGGCGGCATGTCGACACGTCCGGCGCGCCCTTGCAGGTGTTATCGCAGCTCTTGCAAGAAGATCTAGTGATCCACCAGCCGATGGGTGACGTGCACCGAATGACCGCCGCATTGCTCTGCTTTCCCGCGTCTTGGACGCTTGCGCAGAAGATCGGCAAACCGCTGACCGCGATCCATGATCCGGTACCGGAATATGACGCTAACCTTGCGAAACGTGTGCAGCGACTGTTTGACGGGATCCAGGTCGGGCGACCGCTCTGGCGCGCCAACCTGCTGCGTTATGACGATCCGGCGCTGTATCAACCACGGACAGAAGGCAACCCGCGCCCCGTCGGCACAGCACAAAGCCTTTATGAGCGCAGCGAACGTCAGACCCTGTTCCGGCTGCCGCAAACCCGCGCGGTGGTCTTTGCGATCCACACGGTAGTCGCCCTTGCGTGA
- a CDS encoding bifunctional alpha/beta hydrolase/OsmC family protein produces MTSEKFTFAGHAGHMLAARLDMPNGTPRAVALFAHCFTCSKEIVAARRLASGLADNGIAVLRFDFTGLGHSEGAFETTTFSSNVADLHAAAAELDRRGLTPTLLIGHSLGGAAVLRAAPDMPSIKGVVTIGAPADPGHVTHNFGAALASIAEHGVAEVQLGGRPLNIGQGFVDDVAAANLQPALAKLNAALLVLHAPRDHVVGIENAGEIFLGAKHPKSFVTLDDADHLLSKPADAAYAVDVITTWSRRYLPAPVETQVAKAPEGTLRVTETSPDSFAQTIQVGDHTMVADEPVKVGGTNTGPTPYGLVSAGLGACTSMTIRMYARRKGWPVDGISVDVDHGKCHASDSKAGDKIDCFTRTIHLTGDLDDEQKTRLLEIADKCPVHKTLERTNEVVTKLV; encoded by the coding sequence ATGACATCCGAAAAATTCACCTTCGCCGGCCACGCAGGCCATATGCTGGCCGCGCGGCTCGATATGCCAAATGGAACGCCACGGGCTGTGGCGCTTTTCGCGCATTGCTTTACTTGCTCCAAGGAGATCGTGGCCGCGCGTCGTTTGGCAAGCGGGCTTGCGGATAACGGCATCGCTGTGCTGCGGTTTGATTTCACAGGGCTCGGCCATTCCGAAGGCGCGTTCGAGACCACGACGTTCAGCTCTAACGTCGCGGACCTGCATGCAGCCGCGGCCGAACTGGATCGCCGTGGCCTGACGCCAACGCTGCTGATCGGGCATTCATTGGGCGGTGCCGCTGTCCTGCGTGCAGCACCCGACATGCCGTCTATCAAAGGCGTCGTGACCATCGGTGCTCCTGCCGATCCGGGTCATGTCACCCACAACTTCGGGGCCGCCTTGGCAAGCATTGCAGAACACGGCGTGGCCGAAGTGCAGCTTGGCGGGCGTCCGCTGAATATCGGACAGGGTTTTGTCGATGATGTGGCTGCCGCAAACCTGCAACCTGCGTTGGCCAAATTGAACGCCGCCCTGCTAGTGCTTCATGCCCCGCGTGACCACGTTGTGGGTATTGAAAATGCAGGCGAGATTTTCCTTGGTGCCAAACACCCTAAAAGCTTCGTGACACTCGACGATGCCGATCACCTGCTCAGCAAACCCGCAGACGCGGCCTACGCCGTTGATGTCATCACGACGTGGTCACGGCGCTACCTGCCCGCTCCGGTCGAAACACAGGTCGCCAAAGCGCCAGAGGGCACCTTGCGCGTCACCGAAACCAGCCCCGATAGTTTCGCCCAGACCATCCAAGTCGGCGATCACACGATGGTCGCGGACGAGCCGGTCAAAGTCGGCGGCACGAACACTGGACCGACGCCGTACGGTCTGGTCTCTGCGGGGCTAGGGGCGTGCACATCGATGACAATACGGATGTATGCGCGACGCAAAGGCTGGCCAGTGGATGGTATCTCAGTCGATGTCGACCACGGCAAATGCCACGCAAGCGACAGCAAAGCGGGCGACAAGATCGACTGTTTCACACGAACGATCCACCTCACAGGTGATCTAGACGACGAACAAAAAACCCGCCTGTTGGAAATCGCAGATAAATGTCCGGTCCACAAAACTTTGGAACGCACCAACGAAGTGGTCACGAAACTGGTTTAG
- a CDS encoding biotin transporter BioY gives MAFALNDKVLIDTFANNEGAMRRAKQAIMVILGVAVLALTAKMQFFIPGNPVPVTLTTFAVLTIGAGYGARLGALTVAGYLAIGAMGFDVFAGSSAEKAGLVYMMGGTGGYLVGYMLAALALGVAARKGWDRNVVTMGLAMLVGSALIYIPGLLWLHQFASGWEQTLAWGITPFLIGDALKLALAALIVPALWKLIGNART, from the coding sequence ATGGCATTCGCACTCAACGACAAAGTTCTCATCGACACATTTGCCAATAACGAAGGCGCAATGCGCCGCGCCAAACAAGCGATCATGGTGATCCTTGGTGTGGCTGTGCTGGCCCTGACCGCAAAGATGCAGTTCTTCATTCCGGGCAATCCTGTGCCTGTGACACTGACAACATTCGCAGTTCTGACAATCGGCGCAGGTTACGGCGCACGTTTGGGCGCATTGACTGTTGCGGGTTACCTCGCGATCGGTGCGATGGGTTTCGACGTGTTTGCTGGGTCCTCTGCTGAAAAAGCAGGTCTTGTTTACATGATGGGCGGCACTGGCGGCTACCTTGTTGGGTACATGCTGGCGGCACTGGCGCTGGGTGTTGCGGCACGTAAAGGCTGGGACCGTAACGTTGTGACGATGGGTCTGGCGATGCTCGTGGGCTCTGCGCTGATCTACATCCCCGGCTTGCTGTGGCTGCACCAGTTCGCATCCGGTTGGGAGCAGACACTGGCATGGGGTATCACACCATTCCTGATCGGTGACGCGCTGAAATTGGCACTGGCAGCATTGATCGTGCCAGCGCTGTGGAAGCTGATCGGCAACGCACGCACATAA
- the purB gene encoding adenylosuccinate lyase encodes MIPRYSRPEMTAIWEPATKFRIWYEIEAHACDAQAAIGVIPQENADAVWKAKDVEFDVAAIDAIEAVTKHDVIAFLTHLADIVGNDEARFVHQGMTSSDVLDTTFNVQLVRASDILIKDMERVLAALKDRAIEHKETVRIGRSHGIHAEPTTMGLTFARFYAEMDRGLARLKLAREEIATGAVSGAVGTFANIDPSVEEHVCEKMGLKPEPISTQVIPRDRHAMFFATLGVIASSMENIATEVRHMQRTEVLEAEEFFSKGQKGSSAMPHKRNPVLTENLTGLARLVRMSVTPALENVTLWHERDISHSSVERAIGPDTTITLNFALNRLAGMIEKLVIYPDNMLANMNKFRGLVMSQRVLLALTQAGVSREDSYKLVQRNAMKVWEEGKDFQTELLGDADVLAALSEDEIKEKFDLGYHTKHVDTIFKRVFG; translated from the coding sequence ATGATCCCACGTTACTCTCGCCCCGAAATGACTGCCATTTGGGAGCCAGCCACCAAGTTCCGCATCTGGTACGAGATCGAGGCCCACGCCTGTGACGCCCAAGCTGCCATTGGCGTGATCCCGCAGGAAAACGCGGACGCGGTCTGGAAAGCCAAGGATGTTGAGTTCGACGTGGCCGCGATTGACGCGATTGAAGCTGTGACCAAGCACGACGTCATTGCGTTTTTGACCCACCTTGCCGATATCGTCGGCAACGACGAAGCCCGTTTTGTACACCAAGGCATGACATCGTCCGACGTTCTGGACACCACATTCAACGTCCAGCTGGTGCGCGCCTCTGACATCTTGATCAAAGACATGGAACGCGTTCTTGCAGCTCTGAAGGACCGTGCGATCGAGCATAAAGAAACCGTTCGCATCGGTCGGTCCCACGGTATCCACGCGGAACCAACCACAATGGGTCTGACATTCGCGCGCTTCTACGCCGAAATGGATCGTGGCCTTGCCCGCCTTAAACTGGCCCGCGAAGAAATCGCGACCGGTGCTGTGTCTGGTGCGGTTGGTACATTCGCGAACATTGATCCAAGCGTCGAAGAGCACGTTTGCGAAAAGATGGGCCTGAAACCTGAACCGATTTCCACTCAGGTTATCCCACGCGACCGTCACGCGATGTTCTTTGCGACTTTGGGTGTGATCGCGTCTTCCATGGAAAACATCGCCACCGAAGTCCGCCACATGCAGCGTACTGAAGTGCTTGAGGCCGAAGAGTTCTTCTCAAAGGGTCAAAAGGGTTCTTCCGCGATGCCGCACAAGCGTAACCCTGTGCTGACTGAAAACCTGACGGGTCTTGCGCGCCTTGTGCGTATGTCCGTCACCCCTGCTCTTGAAAACGTCACGCTGTGGCACGAACGCGATATTTCGCATTCCTCTGTGGAACGCGCGATTGGTCCGGACACGACGATCACGCTGAACTTTGCGCTGAACCGTCTGGCAGGTATGATCGAAAAGCTGGTGATCTACCCGGACAACATGCTGGCCAACATGAACAAATTCCGCGGCCTCGTGATGTCCCAGCGGGTTCTGCTGGCATTGACGCAAGCTGGTGTCAGCCGTGAAGACAGCTACAAACTGGTGCAGCGCAACGCGATGAAAGTTTGGGAAGAAGGCAAAGATTTCCAAACAGAATTGCTTGGTGATGCCGACGTTCTTGCGGCCTTGTCTGAAGACGAGATTAAAGAGAAATTCGACCTTGGCTACCACACCAAACACGTCGACACGATCTTCAAACGGGTCTTTGGCTAA
- a CDS encoding adenylosuccinate lyase, whose amino-acid sequence MKIKLTIAALFIAISPVAAFAQGCHGSHAMDQQAAISCAEGMVFDADANTCVAETTS is encoded by the coding sequence ATGAAGATCAAATTGACTATCGCCGCCCTTTTCATTGCCATCTCGCCTGTGGCGGCCTTCGCCCAAGGGTGCCATGGGTCCCATGCGATGGATCAGCAAGCAGCAATATCATGCGCTGAAGGTATGGTTTTTGACGCGGACGCAAACACTTGCGTCGCTGAAACAACGAGTTAA